One segment of Chionomys nivalis chromosome 1, mChiNiv1.1, whole genome shotgun sequence DNA contains the following:
- the LOC130883134 gene encoding olfactory receptor 13A1 isoform X1: MAVSVNQTLVTEFILQGFSEHPQYWLLLFICFLTLYSVAVIGNVLIILAITCNPGLHTPMYFFLFNLANMDIICTSSIVPKALKGLVSEKNPISYAGCMAQLYFLTWSASSELLLLTVMAYDRYAAICHPLHYGSMMSKAVCSVLAAGVWALCAVNTAIHTGLMTRLTFCGPNVITHFFCEVPPLLLLSCSSTYVNSVMIVLADAFYGILNFLMTIVSYGFIISSILKMRTSEGKKKAFSTCSSHLIVVCMYYTAVFYAYISPVSSYNPEKSKLAGVLYTMLSPTLNPLIYTLRNKEVKAALRKLFPFLKN, encoded by the exons atggctgtgtctgt AAACCAGACACTGGTGACAGAATTCATCCTCCAGGGCTTCTCTGAGCACCCgcagtactggctgctcttattTATCTGTTTCCTCACCCTCTATTCTGTGGCTGTCATAGGTAATGTTCTTATCATCTTGGCCATTACCTGCAACCCGGGgctccacacacccatgtacttcttTTTGTTCAATTTGGCTAACATGGATATCATCTGTACCTCCTCCATCGTGCCCAAGGCCCTGAAGGGTCTGGTGTCAGAGAAGAACCCCATCTCCTATGCTGGCTGCATGGCTCAGCTCTATTTCCTCACGTGGTCTGCATCCTCAGAGTTGCTACTCCTCACggtcatggcctatgaccgctatgcaGCCATCTGCCATCCTCTGCATTATGGCTCCATGATGAGCAAAGCCGTTTGCAGCGTGTTGGCTGCTGGAGTGTGGGCGCTCTGTGCTGTCAACACAGCTATTCACACTGGCCTGATGACACGCTTGACTTTCTGTGGCCCCAACGTCATCACACATTTCTTCTGTGAGGTACCACCTCTACTCCTTCTCTCCTGTAGCTCCACCTACGTGAACAGTGTCATGATTGTCTTGGCTGACGCTTTTTATGGCATATTGAACTTCCTGATGACCATTGTGTCCTATGGCTTCATCATTTCCAGCATCCTGAAGATGCGGACttcagaagggaagaagaaagccttCTCTACCTGCTCTTCCCATCTCATTGTGGTGTGTATGTACTACACCGCTGTCTTCTATGCCTACATAAGCCCTGTCTCCAGCTACAACCCAGAGAAGAGCAAATTGGCTGGTGTTTTGTACACCATGTTGAGCCCTACACTCAACCCTCTGATCTATACTTTGAGAAACAAGGAGGTCAAAGCAGCTCTCAGGAAACTTTTCCCTTTCCTCAAAAATTGA
- the LOC130883134 gene encoding olfactory receptor 13A1 isoform X2 — MRNQTLVTEFILQGFSEHPQYWLLLFICFLTLYSVAVIGNVLIILAITCNPGLHTPMYFFLFNLANMDIICTSSIVPKALKGLVSEKNPISYAGCMAQLYFLTWSASSELLLLTVMAYDRYAAICHPLHYGSMMSKAVCSVLAAGVWALCAVNTAIHTGLMTRLTFCGPNVITHFFCEVPPLLLLSCSSTYVNSVMIVLADAFYGILNFLMTIVSYGFIISSILKMRTSEGKKKAFSTCSSHLIVVCMYYTAVFYAYISPVSSYNPEKSKLAGVLYTMLSPTLNPLIYTLRNKEVKAALRKLFPFLKN, encoded by the coding sequence ATGAGAAACCAGACACTGGTGACAGAATTCATCCTCCAGGGCTTCTCTGAGCACCCgcagtactggctgctcttattTATCTGTTTCCTCACCCTCTATTCTGTGGCTGTCATAGGTAATGTTCTTATCATCTTGGCCATTACCTGCAACCCGGGgctccacacacccatgtacttcttTTTGTTCAATTTGGCTAACATGGATATCATCTGTACCTCCTCCATCGTGCCCAAGGCCCTGAAGGGTCTGGTGTCAGAGAAGAACCCCATCTCCTATGCTGGCTGCATGGCTCAGCTCTATTTCCTCACGTGGTCTGCATCCTCAGAGTTGCTACTCCTCACggtcatggcctatgaccgctatgcaGCCATCTGCCATCCTCTGCATTATGGCTCCATGATGAGCAAAGCCGTTTGCAGCGTGTTGGCTGCTGGAGTGTGGGCGCTCTGTGCTGTCAACACAGCTATTCACACTGGCCTGATGACACGCTTGACTTTCTGTGGCCCCAACGTCATCACACATTTCTTCTGTGAGGTACCACCTCTACTCCTTCTCTCCTGTAGCTCCACCTACGTGAACAGTGTCATGATTGTCTTGGCTGACGCTTTTTATGGCATATTGAACTTCCTGATGACCATTGTGTCCTATGGCTTCATCATTTCCAGCATCCTGAAGATGCGGACttcagaagggaagaagaaagccttCTCTACCTGCTCTTCCCATCTCATTGTGGTGTGTATGTACTACACCGCTGTCTTCTATGCCTACATAAGCCCTGTCTCCAGCTACAACCCAGAGAAGAGCAAATTGGCTGGTGTTTTGTACACCATGTTGAGCCCTACACTCAACCCTCTGATCTATACTTTGAGAAACAAGGAGGTCAAAGCAGCTCTCAGGAAACTTTTCCCTTTCCTCAAAAATTGA